In Rhopalosiphum padi isolate XX-2018 chromosome 3, ASM2088224v1, whole genome shotgun sequence, the genomic stretch ttttaaagataatattaaacaattatgatctattaatgtaaataagtgTATTTAAAGTGGTTAAGCTTGCCTTTTCCCAATTATTAAAACCTGTTGTtacgaaaacattttttacatgaCCAGAACTTGTTGAAAACATTCTGCAAGGAAAGCAAAAAATAGCATCTTTCTCTATGCTATATTCAAGCCAGTTAAACTCCTTGAAATATTTGGAACAAAAAGATCTATTTTGTGATCCAAATGCTGTTTTAGGATAAACCTATatgcaataaatttattattttacttttgttattaaatattgaagaaggaaaaatattattttaaattctgattggAGCTAAAAAGCTAGtactcttaaaattataaaattattataacttacctTTAAAATAGGTTGCACAGGGCCAGAATCTAAATTACCTAGATCGACAATATCCAACTTATTTCCTTCTTTAGGACTTAATAATGTCGATTGACTTGTCTTATATTCAACTAAACAATTATTCACATCAGGAGACATAGAAACATCATTATCAGAAGTTGAAATAGTTGTTTCTGAATGACTAGAGTTATTTTCTCCTTCAttgttaattatacaatctgtttttttttttaaattaaaatatatcgaaaacatttttagtttactaacttttttaaaattattttaaaaaagaagaaaaagaaaattaagtaattatgataagtaataactttttattcacAAAATAGCAAATGCCGAAATATAATCACAAAGCATGATGCACGAATGAACGGAATGAACGAATAATGAGAGTAcgtttgtaatgtttgtattaGGAATGCAATCGTAATTGAATGGTCAATGCAGTATTGCAGtctaagaaataaatataacaataacaaatatggTGGTGTAT encodes the following:
- the LOC132925315 gene encoding uncharacterized protein LOC132925315, with amino-acid sequence MFSIYFNLKKKTDCIINNEGENNSSHSETTISTSDNDVSMSPDVNNCLVEYKTSQSTLLSPKEGNKLDIVDLGNLDSGPVQPILKVYPKTAFGSQNRSFCSKYFKEFNWLEYSIEKDAIFCFPCRMFSTSSGHVKNVFVTTGFNNWEKASLTTLNTLIYINRS